A single region of the Marinobacter salinus genome encodes:
- a CDS encoding urease accessory protein UreF, translated as MTTPTDSSQTPVGDLALLGLMQLVSPALPIGAFAWSQGLESAFELGWVNNEDELGDWLEGVLEDGLTRCELPLLVRMQEAWANGDSGAITEWTDWLHATRETAELTDEDIRLGAALVRLLGSLDLLPAKDRLPEDPGYVILFAWAAHVRRVPARQTLLGFAWAWLENQLAVACKAMPLGHTAAQRLTERLRPKLVMAVDNALQKEDHELGPVLPGLALGSALHETQYSRLFRS; from the coding sequence ATGACCACGCCCACTGACAGCAGCCAGACACCGGTGGGCGATCTCGCCCTGCTGGGGTTGATGCAACTGGTCAGCCCCGCACTGCCCATCGGCGCCTTTGCCTGGTCCCAGGGGCTGGAAAGCGCCTTTGAGCTGGGCTGGGTAAACAACGAAGACGAACTGGGCGACTGGCTGGAAGGCGTACTGGAAGACGGCCTGACCCGCTGCGAACTGCCCCTGCTGGTGCGTATGCAAGAAGCCTGGGCCAACGGCGATAGTGGCGCCATAACCGAGTGGACCGACTGGCTGCACGCTACCCGGGAAACCGCCGAACTGACCGACGAAGACATCCGCCTCGGCGCCGCACTGGTGCGCCTGCTCGGCAGCCTGGACCTGTTACCGGCGAAAGACCGGCTCCCGGAAGACCCCGGCTACGTCATCCTGTTCGCCTGGGCCGCCCATGTGCGCCGCGTACCGGCACGGCAAACACTGCTCGGCTTCGCCTGGGCCTGGCTGGAAAACCAGCTCGCCGTTGCCTGCAAAGCCATGCCCCTGGGCCACACCGCCGCCCAGCGCCTGACCGAACGGCTGCGCCCGAAACTGGTGATGGCCGTGGATAACGCCTTACAGAAAGAAGATCACGAACTCGGCCCGGTACTGCCAGGCCTCGCGCTCGGCAGCGCCTTACACGAAACCCAGTATTCACGGCTTTTCAGAAGCTGA
- a CDS encoding HupE/UreJ family protein gives MKLTAKLLTAAALLTASASAMAHSGHAEGGFTSGLLHPMLGLDHLLAMAAIGFWSVRQSKHMKNATPAFVIGGMILGATLAWGGMSLPGVETGITFSVLVAGILIATLAKLPTAVGGTLVGAFMLFHGFAHGAEMPAGATLAAYLAGFSIATLAITLVGRGLGSLMLKADSRFSRGVGGVLAVAGAYLAAA, from the coding sequence ATGAAACTCACAGCCAAACTCCTCACCGCTGCCGCGTTGCTGACTGCTTCCGCCTCCGCCATGGCCCACTCCGGCCACGCCGAAGGTGGCTTTACCAGCGGCCTTCTGCACCCCATGCTGGGCCTTGACCACCTTCTGGCCATGGCCGCCATCGGCTTCTGGAGTGTGCGCCAGAGCAAGCACATGAAAAACGCCACCCCGGCCTTCGTGATCGGCGGCATGATTCTCGGTGCCACCCTCGCCTGGGGCGGTATGAGCCTGCCGGGCGTGGAAACCGGCATTACTTTCTCCGTACTGGTCGCCGGTATCCTGATTGCCACATTGGCCAAACTGCCAACCGCAGTCGGTGGCACTCTGGTTGGTGCGTTTATGCTGTTTCACGGTTTTGCCCACGGTGCTGAAATGCCCGCAGGTGCGACACTTGCCGCTTACCTGGCTGGTTTCTCTATCGCTACGCTGGCGATCACCCTGGTTGGCCGTGGGCTGGGTAGCTTGATGTTGAAGGCCGATAGCCGGTTCAGTCGTGGGGTTGGCGGTGTGCTAGCGGTTGCGGGGGCGTACCTGGCGGCAGCTTGA
- a CDS encoding urease subunit beta: protein MIPGEYDLKDGDIELCEGRERIQIEVANTGDRPVQIGSHYHFAEANPALDFDRAKARGYRLDVAAGTAIRFEPGQSREVTLIPFSGSREIYGFRQEVMGKLDSKN, encoded by the coding sequence ATGATCCCCGGTGAATACGACCTGAAAGACGGTGACATCGAACTCTGCGAAGGCCGCGAGCGAATCCAGATTGAAGTGGCCAACACCGGCGACCGCCCGGTCCAGATCGGCTCCCACTACCACTTCGCCGAAGCCAACCCGGCGCTGGATTTCGACCGAGCCAAAGCGAGGGGTTATCGATTAGACGTAGCCGCCGGCACCGCCATCCGCTTCGAACCCGGCCAGAGTCGCGAAGTAACTTTGATTCCGTTTTCCGGTAGCCGCGAAATCTACGGTTTCCGCCAAGAAGTCATGGGTAAATTAGACTCCAAGAATTAA
- a CDS encoding TrlF family AAA-like ATPase, with protein MESDFKGMRWLKCDLQVQTPEDGRHWLDDGLKLLDPRRPKNNGQVDESDMQEKARIFLRRCHELQLDLVGLTDHNFSTRTDPRDWFAVHLVEQNKAVAREFDRAPLVIMPGFEVDIGYHVLCLFNPAKKQKHFEECNRVLTKLGLAEGERFDQAGPKQLRHHGQKVSLKKLIEIVQNENDGIVIAAHADQNNGLFSDAANREDYSNPELYGVELTQNPPAQKYQDILSGRNAAWHREHSHPAWVMSSDAKSIQAEDGKPKANSLGYRYTWIKMSVPSVESLRQAFLDQDSRISRPLDIATDKPPGASVKQSIIQSILIKNAVFLADQDVYFSPNMNCVIGGRGSGKSTLLEYLRVMLGKDKGKDLDEGTRERIERVKGTLTSPEAKTSLEVRWVSADGVKDTIVLESGRPMVQGLDLEDPATYFDNLKVSFYSQQQLNRLTDSRTDGRGIRQAERLLELVDGFAEEELEELGNKEATLKRQISAAFSVKRSISEQQSILRRLRQERQELERQWKAQSDIQVPARRHQALKEEERYLSRVKGEEGAQFSDVADLADEIAESHVTFAVDEAPHGQWLKEIDQKVKEEKSKLAAQIRKSVEQFEQQISGFFDNDQSWGGIKAEIEQADDQFNRACEEKGLSPDDVGHLQEINHARTRKDGEIEAVEHEIDRLKATLDDPDVLISSLHGIWRQQFAKRNEAVAKANDLAVLDGCEQRFVEVSAAYQQDSKAFTKHWSDFGPNDGRTRLGRAWADLGDKLYKAFTEDGVDCASPWQYLKERLDVETKAAGVEFEDLSRDLYTHVFENEEKWERLQVSRVDDAVDMKLYRPDGTVAGSIAEGSLSDGQRNTAALALLLAQDGGPLVIDQPEDELDSNFVFRELIPMLRKVKCKRQLIMATHNANLPVNGDAELVYAFEAKNSRGEVLAEGGLDQGEVTKAVLDIMEGTEEAFRRRREKYHF; from the coding sequence ATGGAAAGCGATTTCAAAGGAATGCGATGGTTAAAGTGTGACTTACAGGTCCAAACACCAGAAGATGGTAGGCATTGGTTAGACGATGGACTGAAATTGCTTGATCCGCGTCGACCAAAGAATAACGGACAAGTGGATGAAAGTGACATGCAAGAAAAGGCGAGGATATTCCTTCGCCGATGTCATGAATTGCAATTGGATCTTGTCGGGTTAACAGATCACAACTTTTCAACACGAACAGATCCCAGGGATTGGTTTGCTGTCCATCTGGTGGAACAAAACAAAGCCGTCGCACGTGAGTTTGATCGAGCTCCTTTGGTAATAATGCCTGGCTTTGAGGTGGATATTGGTTATCACGTTCTTTGCTTATTTAACCCTGCAAAGAAACAAAAACACTTTGAGGAATGTAATCGAGTTCTAACGAAATTAGGACTGGCAGAGGGTGAGCGATTCGACCAGGCCGGCCCAAAGCAATTGAGGCATCATGGTCAGAAAGTATCTTTAAAAAAATTGATTGAAATAGTCCAAAACGAAAACGATGGTATTGTTATAGCAGCACATGCTGATCAGAATAATGGGTTGTTTTCGGATGCTGCAAATAGGGAAGATTACAGTAATCCAGAGCTTTACGGTGTTGAGCTTACTCAGAACCCTCCGGCTCAAAAGTATCAAGATATCCTTTCTGGCAGAAATGCTGCTTGGCACAGAGAACACTCTCATCCAGCGTGGGTTATGTCGTCTGATGCTAAATCAATTCAAGCCGAAGATGGCAAGCCAAAAGCAAACAGTCTAGGGTACCGCTACACTTGGATAAAAATGTCAGTGCCATCTGTGGAGTCTTTGCGTCAGGCTTTTCTCGATCAAGATTCCAGAATTAGTAGACCTTTAGATATAGCCACTGATAAGCCACCGGGCGCTTCTGTTAAACAGTCAATCATTCAATCGATATTAATTAAAAACGCAGTATTTCTTGCCGATCAAGATGTTTATTTCTCACCCAATATGAATTGTGTTATCGGCGGTCGAGGTAGCGGTAAGTCAACTCTCCTAGAGTATCTTCGAGTGATGCTTGGGAAAGACAAAGGCAAAGATTTGGATGAAGGAACAAGAGAAAGAATTGAGCGAGTAAAGGGAACTTTGACCAGTCCAGAGGCAAAAACCTCTCTGGAGGTTCGGTGGGTCAGTGCCGATGGCGTTAAAGATACTATTGTATTGGAATCAGGCCGCCCGATGGTTCAGGGATTGGATCTTGAAGACCCAGCTACTTATTTCGACAACTTGAAGGTGAGTTTTTATAGCCAGCAACAGCTGAATCGACTCACAGACTCAAGGACTGATGGTAGGGGTATTCGCCAAGCTGAGCGTCTTCTTGAGCTTGTTGATGGATTTGCTGAAGAAGAATTAGAGGAGCTAGGTAACAAGGAAGCTACATTAAAACGTCAAATTTCTGCAGCATTTTCAGTTAAACGCTCTATTTCAGAGCAACAGTCTATTTTGAGACGGTTGCGCCAAGAGCGACAGGAGCTGGAGCGACAGTGGAAGGCTCAGAGTGATATACAAGTCCCTGCGCGTCGGCATCAGGCTTTAAAGGAAGAAGAACGTTACCTTAGCCGTGTGAAAGGTGAGGAGGGCGCACAGTTCTCCGATGTTGCGGATCTTGCCGATGAAATCGCCGAATCACATGTCACTTTTGCAGTAGATGAAGCACCTCATGGGCAATGGCTTAAGGAGATAGATCAAAAAGTAAAAGAAGAAAAATCTAAGTTAGCAGCTCAAATCAGAAAGTCTGTTGAGCAATTTGAACAGCAGATTTCGGGATTTTTTGATAATGACCAGAGCTGGGGCGGTATAAAGGCTGAAATAGAGCAAGCTGACGACCAATTCAATAGGGCTTGTGAAGAGAAAGGCCTGTCGCCCGATGATGTTGGTCATCTTCAGGAAATTAACCATGCCCGCACTCGTAAGGATGGTGAGATTGAGGCTGTCGAGCATGAAATTGACCGTCTTAAGGCTACTTTGGACGATCCAGATGTTCTGATATCAAGTCTGCATGGCATATGGAGACAGCAGTTTGCAAAGCGCAACGAAGCAGTTGCAAAAGCAAATGACCTTGCTGTTCTTGATGGCTGTGAACAGAGGTTTGTGGAGGTTTCTGCAGCGTACCAACAGGATTCAAAGGCATTTACGAAACATTGGAGTGATTTTGGTCCCAACGATGGTCGGACGAGACTTGGTAGAGCATGGGCAGACCTCGGTGACAAGCTCTACAAAGCATTTACCGAGGATGGTGTTGATTGCGCTTCCCCCTGGCAATACTTGAAAGAAAGGTTGGATGTTGAAACTAAAGCCGCTGGGGTAGAGTTTGAGGATCTGTCTCGTGACCTTTATACACATGTATTTGAGAACGAGGAGAAGTGGGAGAGGCTTCAGGTTTCGCGTGTGGATGATGCAGTAGATATGAAGCTGTATAGGCCTGATGGGACTGTCGCAGGTAGTATCGCTGAGGGCTCGTTGTCAGATGGGCAGCGGAATACAGCAGCTTTGGCTCTATTGTTAGCCCAAGATGGTGGCCCTTTGGTGATCGACCAGCCCGAGGATGAACTCGATTCAAACTTCGTTTTTCGTGAACTAATACCGATGTTACGAAAAGTGAAATGTAAGCGTCAGCTTATTATGGCAACACACAATGCCAACCTACCGGTGAATGGCGACGCTGAACTTGTTTACGCATTTGAGGCAAAAAATAGCAGAGGGGAGGTGCTTGCCGAGGGAGGGCTGGACCAAGGTGAAGTAACCAAAGCTGTTCTCGATATTATGGAAGGCACAGAAGAGGCTTTCCGCCGTAGAAGGGAGAAATATCACTTTTAA
- the ureE gene encoding urease accessory protein UreE — translation MLELTQRVGPVETSEIHDHLTLPFELRMRGRLRAKTDTGYDVGLFLDRGPVLREGAFLQAETGEIIRIRAADEPVVTAHIETGLAMARLCYHLGNRHVALQIGSEAEGGPVDGKTGWVRFPPDHVLEELAERLGATLEHHRAPFDPEPGAYAQAGEGKANGHSHSHSHGHGHDHAH, via the coding sequence ATGCTTGAACTTACCCAACGGGTCGGACCGGTAGAAACATCCGAAATCCACGACCACCTCACGCTGCCGTTCGAGCTGCGCATGCGCGGCCGCCTGCGCGCCAAAACCGACACCGGCTACGACGTGGGCTTATTCCTCGACCGTGGCCCGGTGCTGCGCGAAGGCGCCTTCCTGCAGGCCGAGACCGGCGAGATCATCCGCATCCGCGCGGCCGATGAACCGGTAGTAACCGCTCACATCGAAACGGGCCTGGCCATGGCGCGGCTGTGCTACCACCTGGGCAACCGCCACGTGGCACTCCAGATTGGCTCCGAAGCGGAAGGCGGCCCTGTCGATGGTAAAACGGGCTGGGTACGCTTCCCGCCAGACCACGTGCTGGAAGAACTGGCCGAGCGCCTGGGTGCAACACTGGAACACCACCGCGCGCCTTTCGATCCGGAGCCGGGTGCTTACGCCCAGGCAGGCGAGGGTAAGGCTAACGGACATTCCCACAGCCATAGCCACGGACACGGCCATGACCACGCCCACTGA
- a CDS encoding nuclease-related domain-containing protein yields the protein MDYTQILHTLQNAIPTAIWYLIPFFLVAAVIKSPWFKGKAGEAVVNLSAKLFLDKTRYHLIKNVTLLTEDGTTQIDHIIVSRYGVFVVETKNMKGWIFGNAKQRYWTQKIFKYSQKFQNPLHQNYKHVKTLQNLLDLGDEQVFSVVVFVGDSTFKTAMPENVTHGGGYVRYIKAQTEQRLSDGEVQRVIEAIESGRLAATFRNHRKHVSHVKKIVARNDSGFRGRNDWKSNN from the coding sequence ATGGACTACACCCAGATACTGCACACCCTTCAAAATGCCATTCCAACGGCCATTTGGTATCTGATTCCGTTCTTCCTCGTTGCTGCGGTCATCAAATCGCCCTGGTTCAAAGGAAAGGCTGGGGAGGCAGTTGTTAACCTTTCCGCCAAACTGTTTCTCGATAAAACCCGCTACCACCTCATCAAGAACGTCACCCTGCTCACCGAAGACGGCACCACCCAGATCGACCACATCATCGTTTCCCGGTACGGTGTTTTTGTGGTGGAAACCAAGAATATGAAGGGGTGGATCTTCGGCAACGCCAAACAGCGGTATTGGACGCAGAAGATCTTCAAGTACTCGCAGAAATTTCAGAACCCGCTTCACCAGAACTACAAACATGTGAAGACACTGCAAAACCTGTTGGACTTGGGCGATGAGCAGGTGTTTTCGGTAGTGGTCTTTGTGGGGGATTCGACGTTCAAAACGGCCATGCCGGAGAACGTGACCCACGGTGGTGGGTATGTCCGCTATATCAAAGCCCAAACCGAGCAGCGGCTGTCGGATGGTGAGGTTCAGAGGGTTATCGAAGCCATTGAATCCGGGCGGCTAGCGGCTACGTTCAGAAATCACCGGAAGCATGTGTCACACGTAAAGAAGATCGTGGCGAGGAATGATAGTGGGTTTCGGGGTCGGAACGATTGGAAGTCAAATAACTGA
- a CDS encoding protein kinase domain-containing protein, whose amino-acid sequence MTNLEKPDSRRKKLNLDSQPIPGFQFTQNKNGFIEPLGAGGSGIVFKASQTLAHGTSIQRAIKFFMYRDDIAEKKGNQESPISTEDFREEIYNITTLTHQNLVKVISAGTCQLKDIQIPYIITDFISGPTLKKLINEPNSTPCQAINKKIEDNPEIVLDLMIEIGTAVEYIFNKGFSHCDIAPKNIFLENLYSGIQPILGDLGISKPMDPKNTSRSTVFIAGSESWIPETVKSLLETEIPYSDFIKLQPFWDIYSFCKTCLSFLKAFPCTSNHSWNEALKDSLERGLDEGGYRDISEVVKQLQFLRPIQREVGGIPELSNGIGTGVRRMMPVEPLKATLRLNDLVKHPAIFRLSRVPQLTTANHILPGSGHTRYEHTLGTLETMRKYLLSLLDEREFLRYFGVEKIETALICAALSSATRFPLSNIIHEMRARDKTQFSTLSKKKILEQLKKLRDKKGRSISEIIEQEFKNTTPEKVFDIIANNSSNDQGYELVSSMLKSSLDVRVLDFLRRDSHHLGIISGNTFDLDEILVHLTVFDHRLALKETGVSIAEHIVSLRYWLFSRAYWNRPNRSYFAMIRHVMSSLYEANNECLRAEEVIDKNQYSFLEMIKAKCEDFNLMGCSELVDRLIANENKLFKVAFEVNASELSKEALIWLNETSYDQLDNLLMELSSEIKNSSISWSKDSEVALLIDFPTEPGNIKMGEDIYVTSRRQQTKRLTEISSIVNGVNKSFKFQLPRLRIYRNPDINIGKDFSDKIVELIKSKVEERSTSSQ is encoded by the coding sequence ATGACTAACCTCGAAAAACCCGATTCTAGAAGAAAAAAACTGAACCTTGACTCCCAACCAATACCGGGGTTTCAGTTTACGCAAAACAAAAATGGCTTTATCGAGCCGCTCGGGGCAGGCGGGTCAGGAATTGTATTTAAAGCGAGCCAAACCTTAGCGCATGGAACAAGCATACAGCGGGCTATCAAATTCTTCATGTACCGAGATGACATCGCTGAAAAAAAGGGGAATCAAGAGAGTCCGATAAGCACAGAAGATTTTCGTGAAGAAATTTATAACATAACAACATTAACGCATCAAAACCTAGTAAAAGTAATAAGTGCGGGAACGTGTCAACTCAAAGACATTCAAATACCCTACATAATTACAGACTTCATATCGGGACCAACACTTAAGAAGTTAATAAATGAGCCAAACAGTACGCCCTGCCAAGCTATAAATAAAAAAATAGAAGACAACCCAGAAATAGTATTAGACCTGATGATTGAGATAGGAACCGCTGTAGAATACATTTTTAACAAAGGTTTCTCTCATTGCGACATCGCTCCAAAAAATATTTTTCTTGAGAATCTTTACTCAGGAATCCAACCAATTCTTGGAGACCTAGGCATATCCAAACCAATGGATCCAAAGAACACCTCAAGATCTACTGTTTTTATTGCCGGCTCCGAATCATGGATTCCTGAAACCGTCAAATCACTTTTAGAAACCGAAATTCCTTATAGCGATTTCATAAAATTGCAACCGTTCTGGGATATATATAGCTTTTGCAAAACCTGTCTCAGTTTTTTAAAGGCCTTCCCTTGCACCTCAAATCATTCTTGGAACGAAGCTCTCAAAGATTCACTCGAGAGGGGACTTGATGAAGGTGGCTACAGAGACATATCAGAGGTAGTCAAACAACTCCAGTTTTTGAGGCCTATCCAAAGAGAGGTTGGTGGAATACCCGAATTATCAAATGGTATTGGCACAGGGGTACGACGGATGATGCCTGTCGAGCCTTTGAAAGCAACCTTGCGCTTAAATGATTTAGTAAAGCACCCAGCAATTTTTAGGCTTTCCAGGGTACCTCAGCTCACCACTGCCAACCATATTTTGCCTGGGTCCGGGCATACAAGATATGAGCATACGCTAGGCACTCTCGAAACAATGAGAAAATACTTACTTTCACTTCTAGATGAGAGAGAGTTTCTAAGATATTTTGGAGTTGAAAAAATAGAAACTGCTCTTATCTGCGCAGCTTTATCGAGCGCAACTCGCTTTCCTTTATCGAACATAATCCATGAGATGAGAGCAAGGGATAAAACTCAGTTCTCTACCCTCTCTAAGAAAAAAATCTTGGAACAGCTCAAAAAACTGAGAGATAAAAAAGGCCGCTCCATATCCGAAATCATTGAGCAAGAGTTTAAAAACACCACCCCGGAAAAAGTTTTCGACATAATAGCTAACAACAGCTCCAATGACCAAGGCTACGAGCTAGTGTCTTCTATGCTTAAATCATCTTTAGATGTAAGGGTTTTAGATTTTTTAAGGAGAGATTCACATCACCTAGGCATCATCAGTGGCAACACATTTGATTTAGATGAAATACTAGTCCATTTGACCGTTTTTGATCACCGCCTGGCCCTCAAAGAGACTGGCGTGAGCATTGCCGAGCATATTGTGTCGCTACGATACTGGCTCTTTAGTCGGGCGTATTGGAACCGACCAAACCGTTCTTATTTTGCTATGATACGCCACGTGATGAGCTCACTATATGAAGCAAATAATGAATGTCTGAGAGCGGAGGAGGTTATTGACAAAAATCAATATAGTTTTCTAGAAATGATAAAGGCAAAGTGCGAAGACTTTAATCTTATGGGTTGCTCAGAATTAGTCGATCGACTGATTGCTAATGAAAACAAATTATTCAAAGTTGCCTTCGAAGTCAATGCATCTGAACTTAGTAAAGAAGCGCTTATATGGCTTAACGAAACAAGCTACGATCAACTCGATAACCTATTAATGGAACTTTCATCAGAAATTAAAAATTCAAGCATATCTTGGTCTAAAGATTCTGAAGTGGCGCTTCTGATCGACTTCCCCACTGAACCCGGAAATATTAAGATGGGGGAGGATATTTATGTCACATCGCGTAGACAGCAAACAAAGCGACTTACAGAAATTTCATCTATAGTCAACGGGGTCAATAAAAGCTTTAAATTCCAACTACCAAGACTGAGAATTTACAGAAATCCTGACATAAATATTGGGAAAGATTTTAGCGATAAAATCGTAGAACTAATCAAATCAAAAGTCGAAGAACGATCAACCTCTTCTCAGTGA
- a CDS encoding helix-turn-helix domain-containing protein, producing the protein MQNGKTSYSAVLGVVLSNLRKSMSIEQGEMAERMGLSQPSYSRLESGKSAFSVDQMFQAANALDVSFEELNTRLIQNIRQLQANGIKVIQPVRGNTAKAQEQPNEVGQILAGAALGALIFSILTK; encoded by the coding sequence ATGCAAAATGGAAAAACCTCATACTCTGCAGTCCTGGGCGTTGTTCTCTCGAACCTCAGGAAAAGCATGAGCATTGAACAGGGGGAAATGGCCGAAAGGATGGGGCTTTCACAACCGAGCTACAGTCGACTTGAAAGCGGGAAATCTGCATTTTCAGTCGACCAGATGTTCCAGGCGGCCAATGCTCTAGACGTGAGTTTCGAAGAGTTGAACACTCGCTTGATCCAGAACATCAGGCAGCTTCAAGCCAATGGTATCAAGGTAATTCAGCCAGTGAGAGGTAACACCGCCAAGGCTCAAGAACAGCCGAATGAGGTTGGCCAAATCCTTGCCGGTGCGGCGCTTGGGGCGTTAATTTTCAGCATTTTAACAAAATGA
- the ureC gene encoding urease subunit alpha: MKITRQAYADMYGPTTGDRVRLGDTDLWIEVESDTAHYGDEVKFGGGKVIRDGMGQSQRADDSVMDTVITNALILDWWGIVKADVGIQKGRIAAIGKAGNPDTQPDVTIAIGPGTEIIAGEGKILTAGGIDAHIHFICPQQIEEALMSGITTMLGGGTGPATGTNATTCTPGPWHIGKMLQAVDAMPMNIGFLGKGNASLPESLELQIQAGAMGLKLHEDWGTTPASIDNCLTVADKYDVQVAIHTDTLNESGFVEDTLAAFKERCIHTYHTEGAGGGHAPDIITACSKPYVLPSSTNPTRPYTVNTIDEHLDMLMVCHHLDPNIPEDVAFADSRIRRETIAAEDILHDLGVISMIASDSQAMGRVGEVVCRTWQTAHKMKQQRGLLPEDEDLGADNLRAKRYIAKYTINPAITHGIAHEVGSVEVGKLADLVLWSPAFFGVKPATILKGGMIAAAPMGDANASIPTPQPVHYRPMFGAFGKAASATRLTFVSQAALDAGIGQELGLDSPLSACKGVRDVRKSDMKLNDACPHITVDPQTYEVHADGELLTCEPATELPLAQRYHLF; the protein is encoded by the coding sequence ATGAAAATCACAAGACAGGCCTACGCCGACATGTACGGCCCAACCACCGGCGACCGCGTAAGACTAGGCGACACCGACCTCTGGATCGAAGTAGAAAGCGACACCGCCCATTACGGCGACGAAGTAAAATTCGGCGGCGGCAAAGTCATCAGAGACGGCATGGGCCAGAGCCAACGCGCCGATGACAGCGTGATGGACACCGTCATCACCAACGCCCTGATACTCGACTGGTGGGGCATCGTCAAAGCCGACGTCGGCATCCAGAAAGGCAGAATCGCCGCCATCGGCAAGGCCGGCAACCCCGACACCCAGCCAGACGTCACCATCGCCATCGGCCCCGGCACCGAAATCATCGCCGGCGAAGGCAAAATCCTCACCGCCGGCGGCATCGACGCCCACATCCACTTCATCTGCCCCCAGCAGATCGAAGAAGCCCTCATGAGCGGCATCACCACCATGCTCGGCGGCGGCACTGGCCCGGCGACCGGCACCAACGCCACCACCTGCACACCGGGCCCCTGGCACATCGGCAAAATGCTCCAGGCCGTGGACGCCATGCCCATGAACATCGGCTTCCTCGGCAAAGGCAACGCCAGCTTGCCGGAATCCCTCGAACTGCAAATCCAGGCCGGCGCCATGGGCCTGAAACTGCATGAAGACTGGGGCACCACCCCCGCCTCCATCGACAACTGCCTCACCGTGGCCGACAAATACGACGTGCAGGTGGCCATCCACACCGACACCCTGAACGAATCCGGCTTCGTGGAAGACACCCTGGCCGCGTTCAAAGAACGCTGCATCCACACCTACCACACCGAAGGCGCCGGCGGCGGCCACGCCCCGGACATCATCACCGCCTGCTCCAAACCCTACGTGCTGCCGTCCTCCACCAACCCGACGCGGCCCTACACCGTGAACACCATCGACGAACACCTCGACATGCTGATGGTGTGCCACCACCTGGACCCCAACATCCCGGAAGACGTCGCCTTCGCCGACTCCCGCATCCGCCGCGAGACCATCGCCGCAGAAGACATCCTCCACGACCTGGGCGTGATCTCCATGATCGCCTCCGATTCCCAGGCCATGGGCCGGGTAGGCGAAGTGGTGTGCCGCACCTGGCAGACCGCCCACAAAATGAAACAGCAGCGGGGCCTGCTGCCGGAAGACGAAGACCTGGGTGCCGACAACCTGCGCGCCAAGCGTTACATCGCCAAGTACACCATCAACCCCGCCATCACCCACGGCATCGCGCACGAAGTGGGCTCGGTAGAAGTGGGCAAGCTGGCGGACCTGGTGCTCTGGAGCCCCGCGTTCTTCGGCGTGAAGCCCGCCACCATCCTCAAGGGCGGCATGATTGCCGCCGCACCCATGGGCGATGCCAACGCCTCCATACCCACACCCCAGCCAGTGCACTACCGCCCCATGTTCGGGGCCTTCGGCAAAGCCGCCAGTGCCACCCGCCTGACCTTTGTCAGCCAGGCGGCCCTCGACGCCGGCATTGGCCAGGAACTGGGGCTTGACAGCCCGCTCTCCGCCTGCAAAGGCGTGCGCGACGTGCGCAAGAGCGATATGAAACTGAACGACGCCTGCCCGCACATCACCGTAGACCCGCAAACCTACGAAGTGCACGCAGACGGTGAACTGCTGACCTGCGAGCCGGCTACCGAACTGCCACTGGCACAGCGTTATCACCTTTTTTAA
- the ureG gene encoding urease accessory protein UreG gives MKHCLRVGVGGPVGSGKTALLRQLCKALKDHYDIAVVTNDIYTREDADFLLKHDALPADRILGVETGGCPHTAIREDASMNLAAIDDLQSRHPNLELVLVESGGDNLSATFSPELSDLTLYVIDVSAGDKIPRKGGPGITKSDLLIINKIDIAEQVHASLDVMERDSKKMRGERPFVFTNLYDGVGLETIISFILERGMLPERRPEKLAETA, from the coding sequence ATGAAACATTGTCTGAGAGTTGGAGTAGGGGGGCCGGTCGGCTCCGGCAAAACCGCCCTGCTGCGACAACTGTGCAAGGCCCTGAAAGACCACTACGACATCGCCGTGGTCACCAACGACATCTACACCAGAGAAGACGCCGACTTCCTGCTCAAACACGACGCCCTGCCAGCCGACCGCATTCTCGGTGTGGAAACCGGCGGCTGCCCGCATACCGCGATTCGCGAGGACGCCTCCATGAACCTGGCGGCCATCGACGACCTGCAAAGCCGCCACCCGAACCTGGAACTGGTGCTGGTGGAATCCGGCGGCGACAACCTCTCCGCCACCTTCAGCCCGGAACTGAGCGACCTCACCCTGTATGTGATCGACGTCTCCGCTGGCGACAAGATCCCCCGCAAGGGCGGCCCCGGCATCACCAAATCCGACCTGCTGATCATCAACAAGATCGACATCGCCGAACAGGTACACGCCTCCCTGGATGTGATGGAACGGGACAGCAAGAAAATGCGCGGCGAACGCCCCTTCGTGTTCACCAACCTGTATGACGGGGTAGGGCTGGAGACGATTATCAGCTTTATTTTGGAGAGGGGAATGCTGCCGGAGCGTCGGCCTGAGAAGCTTGCCGAAACCGCCTGA